One genomic window of Polyangium aurulentum includes the following:
- the ruvX gene encoding Holliday junction resolvase RuvX gives MTERPGHPRVVVALDLGKARVGVAIADDLGLLAHPRPPLDGRDKKALLSALTELAREERVELFLVGLPLDMSGAHGPMAAKATAFARELSEATGVPVELADERWTTVEAGRQLRQSGKGARESKGLIDGVSAAVMLQSWLDRASGGLSTAGPPLDMPPPPQQRGKGRGGPRRR, from the coding sequence ATGACGGAGCGTCCCGGCCATCCCCGTGTCGTCGTCGCGCTTGACCTGGGCAAGGCCCGGGTGGGCGTGGCGATCGCCGACGACCTCGGTCTTTTGGCGCACCCGCGGCCGCCGCTGGATGGGCGCGACAAAAAGGCCTTGTTATCCGCGCTGACCGAGCTTGCCCGGGAGGAGCGGGTGGAGCTGTTCCTGGTCGGCCTGCCCCTCGACATGTCGGGCGCGCACGGCCCCATGGCCGCGAAGGCGACCGCGTTCGCCCGGGAGCTGTCGGAGGCGACGGGGGTGCCCGTGGAGCTCGCCGACGAGCGCTGGACGACCGTGGAGGCGGGGCGGCAACTCAGGCAGAGCGGCAAGGGCGCGCGCGAGAGCAAGGGCCTGATCGACGGCGTCTCGGCGGCCGTGATGCTCCAGAGCTGGCTCGATCGGGCGAGCGGGGGGCTGTCGACGGCCGGCCCGCCCCTCGACATGCCCCCGCCCCCGCAGCAGCGAGGGAAGGGGAGGGGCGGTCCGCGAAGAAGATGA
- the hisS gene encoding histidine--tRNA ligase, with protein sequence MELRAVKGMNDILPDEAVRWQRLEAAFREHVRLHGYDEVRTPILESTALFQRQIGETTDVVEKEMYSFERHGDALTVRPEGTAGAARAYVEHKVHAKEPVSRWYYLGPMFRGERPAKGRYRQFYQAGCEVYGDPGPLADAEMIEMVASLLARLGIPEVEVRVNSLGASGTRERYRNALLGHFTPMRDKLSEDSQRRLEKNPLRILDSKDPRDREAAATAPSILELLDETDSAHFEGVKKHLDALGVRYVVDPTLVRGLDYYTRTLFELRTTTGDLGSQNTLVGGGRYDNMIEGLGGPKVPAIGFAMGIERLLVMMGGDEKRESPFCYVAPLSEELASRALVLGRDLRRLGVRVEVDGRGGKLKAMLRRADALGAKLCVILGEGEIERGVVAVKDLAKHEQEEIALADAAKVLAERAAKLSEGGDARGAR encoded by the coding sequence ATGGAACTTCGCGCGGTCAAGGGCATGAACGACATCCTGCCCGACGAGGCGGTGCGGTGGCAGCGCCTCGAGGCAGCCTTCCGCGAGCACGTCAGGCTCCACGGCTACGACGAGGTGCGCACGCCGATCCTCGAGAGCACGGCGCTCTTCCAGCGGCAGATCGGCGAGACCACCGACGTGGTCGAGAAGGAGATGTACTCGTTCGAGCGCCACGGCGACGCGCTCACGGTGCGGCCCGAAGGAACCGCGGGCGCCGCGCGCGCCTACGTCGAGCACAAGGTCCACGCGAAGGAGCCTGTCTCGCGCTGGTACTACCTCGGCCCGATGTTCCGCGGCGAACGACCGGCCAAGGGCCGCTACCGGCAGTTCTACCAGGCCGGCTGCGAGGTCTACGGCGATCCCGGTCCGCTCGCCGACGCCGAGATGATCGAGATGGTGGCGTCCTTGCTCGCGCGGCTCGGCATCCCCGAGGTCGAGGTGCGCGTCAACTCGCTCGGCGCGAGCGGGACGCGCGAGCGCTACCGGAACGCGCTGCTCGGGCACTTCACGCCGATGCGCGACAAGCTGAGCGAGGACTCGCAGCGCAGGCTCGAGAAGAACCCCTTGCGCATCCTCGACTCGAAGGACCCGCGCGATCGCGAGGCGGCGGCGACGGCGCCCTCGATCCTCGAGCTGCTCGACGAGACGGACAGCGCGCACTTCGAGGGCGTCAAGAAGCACCTCGACGCGCTCGGCGTTCGCTACGTCGTCGACCCGACGCTCGTGCGCGGCCTCGACTACTACACGCGCACGCTCTTCGAGCTGCGCACGACGACGGGCGATCTCGGCTCGCAGAACACGCTCGTCGGCGGCGGTCGCTACGACAACATGATCGAGGGGCTCGGCGGGCCGAAGGTGCCCGCGATCGGCTTCGCGATGGGCATCGAGCGGCTGCTCGTGATGATGGGCGGGGACGAAAAGCGCGAGTCGCCCTTCTGCTACGTCGCGCCCCTGTCGGAGGAGCTCGCGTCGCGGGCGCTCGTGCTCGGGCGCGATCTGCGGCGGCTCGGCGTGCGCGTCGAGGTCGACGGGCGCGGCGGCAAGCTGAAGGCGATGCTCCGGCGCGCGGACGCGCTCGGGGCGAAGCTCTGCGTGATCCTCGGCGAGGGCGAGATCGAGCGCGGGGTCGTGGCCGTCAAGGATCTCGCCAAGCACGAGCAGGAGGAGATAGCGCTCGCGGATGCGGCGAAGGTCCTCGCGGAGCGAGCAGCGAAGCTGTCCGAAGGCGGCGACGCGCGGGGAGCGCGTTGA
- a CDS encoding DedA family protein, whose protein sequence is MAWLLSHGSYALLYAALVVAGFGVPIPEEIVVLSGGVLAHRRVTAWTITLVVIFLGLLSGDMVLFSMARRLGPAALDRPGIARLLTPARRARIEALFARYGGAVVVAGRHMPGVRPAVIAMAGANGMHPLRFLAWDALGASITCPIVFGLGYLFSDRLDLVRRDLARVEHVLLLLAVLGFAAHATIRRWQASAAR, encoded by the coding sequence ATGGCCTGGCTCCTCTCCCATGGCTCGTATGCGCTGCTCTATGCCGCGCTCGTGGTGGCCGGCTTCGGCGTCCCCATTCCGGAGGAAATCGTCGTCCTCTCCGGCGGCGTCCTCGCGCACCGTCGGGTGACCGCGTGGACGATCACCCTCGTCGTCATCTTCCTCGGCCTGCTCTCGGGCGACATGGTCCTCTTCTCCATGGCGCGCCGCCTCGGGCCCGCGGCGCTGGATCGGCCAGGCATCGCCCGTCTGTTGACGCCCGCGCGCCGCGCTCGCATCGAGGCCCTGTTCGCGCGCTACGGCGGCGCGGTCGTGGTCGCCGGGCGCCACATGCCGGGGGTGAGGCCGGCCGTCATTGCGATGGCCGGCGCCAATGGCATGCACCCGCTGCGCTTTCTCGCGTGGGACGCGCTCGGCGCGAGCATCACCTGCCCGATCGTGTTCGGCCTTGGCTACCTGTTCTCCGATCGCCTCGATCTCGTCCGGCGAGACCTGGCCCGCGTGGAGCACGTGCTGCTGCTGCTGGCCGTGCTCGGCTTCGCCGCCCACGCGACGATTCGCAGGTGGCAGGCGAGCGCGGCGCGATAG
- a CDS encoding DUF1592 domain-containing protein — MLALALSTAASAAALPACTGTIGGGEGVDESLVAPGPTLRRLVRSQYKNSVGDLLGEGAKVAADPPDDFELNGFDSIGAAQIALGDDSVKAYESSARAVAAAAMGDKERIDSLHGCPETSPSAAECHANFIRNFGRLAWRRPLDEAEVERYTAVAQFAATDRDDFYAGVEYAIAAMLQSPHFLYQIELGEPVAGRPDLRKLSGFELASRISFFLLGTTPDAELLDAAEKGELDSPDGVREAALAMLERPAAREALRGFYDEFLGLRRLSGVAKNGDVYPAFTPSLADAMRTETLTLIEDIVWERDADVLELLDASYTFVNAELASHYGLPAPEGEGFHRVDLPADGQRAGLLGHGSFLSTFAHTATTSPTLRGKFVRERLLCTSIPAPPGNVVTTIPEGGDAKTMREKLKEHQTNPSCAGCHVMMDNIGLALENFDGVGAFRLTENDVTIDVSGSIDGDATFEGVRELGGVLREDERVGLCMVRNLFRQGTGHVDTDGERKVLAALGEAFVKDGRKLKGLLAEMVASDAFRFVGKVQ; from the coding sequence GTGCTTGCGCTCGCGCTCTCGACCGCGGCTTCCGCCGCGGCCCTGCCGGCGTGCACAGGCACGATCGGCGGCGGCGAGGGCGTCGACGAGAGCCTCGTGGCCCCCGGCCCGACGCTGCGCAGGCTCGTCCGGTCACAATATAAAAATTCAGTGGGTGACCTGCTCGGCGAGGGCGCCAAGGTCGCCGCCGACCCGCCCGACGATTTCGAGCTCAACGGCTTCGATTCCATCGGCGCCGCGCAGATCGCGCTCGGCGACGACTCGGTGAAGGCGTACGAGTCCTCCGCGCGCGCGGTCGCGGCTGCGGCCATGGGCGACAAGGAGCGGATCGACAGCCTCCACGGCTGCCCCGAGACGAGCCCGTCGGCCGCGGAATGCCATGCGAATTTCATTCGCAACTTCGGCCGGCTCGCGTGGCGGCGCCCGCTCGACGAGGCGGAGGTCGAGCGCTACACGGCCGTCGCGCAGTTCGCCGCGACCGACCGCGACGATTTTTATGCCGGCGTCGAATACGCGATCGCCGCCATGCTCCAGTCGCCGCACTTCCTCTATCAGATCGAGCTCGGCGAGCCGGTCGCCGGGCGGCCCGACCTGCGCAAGCTCTCGGGCTTCGAGCTGGCGTCGCGCATCTCGTTCTTCCTGCTCGGCACGACGCCCGACGCGGAGCTGCTCGACGCGGCCGAGAAGGGCGAGCTCGACTCCCCCGACGGCGTGCGGGAGGCGGCGCTCGCCATGCTCGAGCGCCCCGCGGCGCGCGAGGCGCTGCGCGGCTTCTACGACGAGTTCCTCGGGCTGCGGCGCCTTTCGGGCGTCGCGAAGAACGGCGACGTTTACCCGGCATTCACGCCCTCGCTCGCGGACGCGATGCGCACCGAGACGCTCACCCTCATCGAGGACATCGTCTGGGAGCGGGACGCCGACGTGCTCGAATTGCTCGACGCCTCGTACACGTTCGTCAATGCCGAGCTCGCGTCGCACTACGGCCTGCCGGCGCCCGAGGGCGAAGGCTTCCATCGGGTGGACCTGCCGGCCGACGGGCAGCGCGCGGGCCTGCTCGGGCACGGCAGCTTCCTGTCGACGTTCGCGCACACGGCGACGACCTCCCCCACCCTGCGCGGCAAGTTCGTGCGCGAGCGGCTGCTCTGCACGTCGATCCCCGCGCCGCCCGGCAACGTCGTGACCACGATCCCCGAGGGCGGGGACGCGAAGACGATGCGCGAGAAGCTCAAGGAGCACCAGACCAACCCCTCGTGCGCGGGCTGCCACGTGATGATGGACAACATCGGCCTCGCGCTCGAGAACTTCGACGGCGTCGGCGCGTTCCGGTTGACGGAGAACGACGTCACCATCGACGTGTCGGGCAGCATCGACGGCGATGCGACGTTCGAGGGCGTGCGCGAGCTCGGCGGCGTGCTGCGCGAGGACGAGCGCGTGGGGCTGTGCATGGTCCGCAACCTGTTCCGCCAGGGGACGGGGCACGTGGACACCGACGGCGAGCGCAAGGTGCTCGCCGCGCTCGGCGAGGCCTTCGTGAAGGACGGCCGCAAGCTGAAGGGGCTGCTCGCGGAGATGGTCGCGAGCGACGCGTTCCGGTTCGTGGGCAAGGTTCAGTAA
- a CDS encoding DUF1552 domain-containing protein, with translation MGSFKLSRRAMLRGLVGSTAVALALPTLEAMLNSHGEAYADSTPLPRRFMTWFFGNGVLLPRWVPPTQGPDYQLTEELAPLISVQQYCTVLTGFMNKAGYGRRGHHDGVAGCFSGHPFIELDPGGANYSSKFGGPSIDQVIASRIGSNTFLPSLHVGVSKRVTYGEGPTLGYLSHKGPDEPVPSERNPQEVYNALFGSFTPPDDPHGKLRVKALDAVNEDVKRLKTRVGATDQKRLDAHLQSIFQLQKQLGALPPVCTEPGAPGETNEDFEGKEPLLEVSHAMADLVAIAFACDITRVVSFMQSGGVGGTVYHMTGATTEEHGLSHEPGGQELVHKAVVFNMECFAYLLGKLQEQSEGVGNLLDNSVILLGSDCAEGLTHSSFDQPIIVAGRGGGTLKSGIHYRSPNKENTSDILLSCLQAFDPGATEVGSAEGYSNTPCQAMKA, from the coding sequence ATGGGAAGCTTCAAGCTCAGCCGTCGTGCAATGCTGCGGGGCCTCGTCGGCTCGACCGCGGTCGCGCTGGCCCTGCCCACCCTCGAGGCCATGCTGAACAGCCATGGCGAGGCGTACGCCGACAGCACGCCGCTGCCGAGGCGCTTCATGACCTGGTTCTTCGGCAATGGCGTGCTCCTGCCGCGCTGGGTGCCGCCGACGCAGGGCCCGGACTACCAGCTCACCGAGGAGCTCGCGCCCCTCATCAGCGTGCAGCAATACTGCACGGTCCTCACGGGCTTCATGAACAAGGCGGGCTACGGCCGGCGCGGCCACCACGACGGCGTGGCGGGCTGCTTCTCCGGTCACCCCTTCATCGAGCTCGATCCGGGCGGCGCGAACTACTCGTCGAAGTTCGGCGGCCCCTCCATCGACCAGGTGATCGCCTCGCGCATCGGCAGCAACACCTTCCTGCCCTCGCTCCACGTCGGCGTCTCGAAGCGGGTCACGTACGGCGAGGGCCCCACGCTGGGCTATCTGTCGCACAAGGGCCCGGACGAGCCCGTGCCCTCCGAGCGCAACCCGCAGGAGGTCTACAACGCGCTCTTCGGCAGCTTCACCCCGCCCGACGATCCGCACGGCAAGCTGCGCGTGAAGGCGCTCGACGCGGTGAACGAGGACGTCAAGCGGCTGAAGACGCGCGTGGGCGCGACCGATCAGAAGCGCCTCGACGCCCACCTGCAGAGCATCTTCCAGCTCCAGAAGCAGCTCGGCGCGCTGCCGCCCGTGTGCACGGAGCCGGGGGCGCCTGGCGAGACCAACGAGGACTTCGAGGGCAAGGAGCCGCTGCTCGAGGTCTCGCACGCCATGGCCGATCTCGTGGCGATCGCCTTCGCGTGCGACATCACGCGGGTCGTGTCGTTCATGCAGAGCGGCGGCGTCGGCGGCACCGTCTACCACATGACCGGCGCCACGACGGAGGAGCACGGGCTCTCCCACGAGCCGGGTGGCCAGGAGCTCGTCCACAAGGCCGTCGTGTTCAACATGGAGTGCTTCGCCTATCTGCTCGGCAAGCTCCAGGAGCAGAGCGAGGGTGTGGGCAACCTGCTCGACAACTCCGTCATCCTGCTCGGCAGCGACTGCGCCGAGGGCCTCACGCACTCGAGCTTCGACCAGCCGATCATCGTGGCGGGGCGCGGCGGCGGCACGCTCAAGTCGGGCATCCACTACCGCTCGCCGAACAAGGAGAACACCTCCGACATCCTCCTGTCGTGCTTGCAGGCCTTCGACCCCGGCGCGACCGAGGTGGGCTCGGCCGAGGGCTATTCGAACACGCCCTGCCAGGCGATGAAGGCCTGA
- a CDS encoding right-handed parallel beta-helix repeat-containing protein, with translation MIRVTAIASVAVLASAFAIAGCGNDGPGGLGTGGAGATGGSGGSGASGASGPVGPGAGGAGGDGGNGGAGGSAPVTCTLTDSGPIVVEQDGQVIENLHIVAKGTPAIEVNGHANVVIRNVKIEHAGAEGIAFSDADDILIENVSVEHTGAPPSGENPSSGLNNITCFGSMRPKIRNVRLTRGSTGIYILQCPESHLQFIEGHDFRGPFPRGQLVQWDKSNKGTLEDFSVINPQGTSWPEDNVNVYQSVDMTIRRGHIDGNNSPSGVGVIFDGGTSLGVVEDVDAIHMGNGCFSDYAGADGVIFRRTRCRENICEDQGRGKPLSNALMWAGHSGYSKIRLEDSTYWKSCNGNLVWPDETFAVIELEEAEFTMRPPIEVDFCWD, from the coding sequence ATGATCAGGGTCACCGCGATCGCCAGCGTGGCGGTCCTCGCTTCTGCCTTCGCGATCGCGGGATGTGGCAATGACGGCCCGGGTGGGCTCGGCACCGGCGGCGCCGGGGCCACGGGCGGCTCGGGGGGCTCGGGCGCGAGCGGCGCGTCGGGCCCCGTCGGCCCTGGCGCTGGCGGCGCGGGCGGCGATGGCGGCAACGGCGGCGCGGGCGGCAGCGCGCCGGTGACGTGCACGCTGACGGATTCGGGCCCCATCGTCGTGGAGCAGGACGGTCAGGTCATCGAGAACCTGCACATCGTCGCGAAGGGCACCCCCGCGATCGAGGTGAACGGGCACGCGAACGTCGTCATCCGCAACGTGAAGATCGAGCACGCGGGGGCCGAGGGGATCGCGTTCTCCGACGCCGACGACATCCTGATCGAGAACGTCTCGGTGGAGCACACGGGCGCGCCTCCGAGCGGCGAGAACCCCTCCTCCGGGCTCAACAACATCACCTGCTTCGGGTCGATGCGCCCCAAGATCAGGAACGTGCGGCTCACGCGCGGGTCCACGGGCATCTACATCCTCCAGTGCCCCGAGTCGCACCTGCAGTTCATCGAGGGCCACGACTTCCGCGGCCCCTTCCCGCGCGGCCAGCTCGTGCAGTGGGACAAGTCGAACAAGGGCACCCTCGAGGACTTCTCGGTCATCAACCCGCAGGGGACGAGCTGGCCCGAGGACAACGTCAACGTCTACCAGTCCGTCGACATGACGATCCGGCGCGGCCATATCGACGGCAACAACTCGCCCTCGGGCGTGGGCGTCATCTTCGACGGCGGCACGTCCCTCGGCGTCGTCGAGGACGTCGACGCCATCCACATGGGCAATGGCTGCTTCTCCGATTACGCCGGCGCCGACGGCGTGATCTTCCGGCGCACGCGCTGCCGCGAGAACATCTGCGAGGACCAGGGGCGCGGCAAGCCGCTCTCCAACGCGCTCATGTGGGCCGGGCACTCCGGCTACTCGAAGATCCGCCTCGAGGACTCGACCTACTGGAAGTCGTGCAACGGTAACCTCGTCTGGCCAGACGAGACCTTCGCCGTGATCGAGCTGGAAGAGGCGGAGTTCACCATGCGGCCGCCGATCGAGGTCGACTTCTGCTGGGATTGA
- a CDS encoding ATP-binding protein → MSDISPELRLRVMNAALRVAARHPSLLSRAAFDELVRVVSPHVPFKAMGVLVPEGEEHQRIFVDVLGSDSPPLLRFGARIESDKDNRRRIYAEGQPVVCDDTRSGSRYDRAAAQAGFLSYVSLPVRDPENERVVAQLVVVYGEPFEARLAPLPLLNDIAEVIGLNLERAVSGARERRLAMILETSGDAMLAWDQEGRVTDANTAAATLTGCPREKLIGTPIQDLLEPLPDPSTSLPALDMRITLHARCDCEGKSERRVPVAATITAVEDDPTVACHALLRDLTAWAEAEREAAGRLARIRELEEQHRTLLDNAPLVIFRLDPSTVDLVYLNHCAERLLGIPTIEALSTPGCLRDLHVDPEGVLAFDDAVMRARVGMRSMPYEARLSRRGGSAITVRATIYPLLGERAEVVAIEGILMDVSAEHAARTRLVQADRLSTLGTLAAGVAHEINNPAAFILLGLDMMSRMLDGASLDEGVSEQVHNMLTELRDSTRRIVDIVRDLRMFARSQGERRVMVDVNRTVESAISLTRGQIIERAKVVRELGDVPPVHMDEGRLGQVLVNLLANAGQAIPRNAGEQSVTIATRSEDGNTVEIEVRDTGVGIPHEILGRIWDPFFTTKEPGAGTGLGLSITREIVERSGGKIYVESPVLDESPPRGSRFVIVLPAAGRGDSSIPPMPSTPPRSVRTGVRVLVVEDEPPLARALAEAIGQTHEVEVAPGAVEALTALVDKRFDVILCDLLMPGMSGEALYEKVLAEKPEVAQRFVFMTGVGFGTDVERFLAGAGRPVLEKPFSAADALGAIQKVVTRYGRGSGAAK, encoded by the coding sequence GTGAGCGACATCAGCCCCGAGCTGCGGCTACGAGTCATGAACGCCGCGCTGCGCGTCGCCGCGCGCCACCCGAGCCTCTTGTCGCGCGCCGCGTTCGACGAGCTGGTGCGCGTGGTCAGCCCGCACGTGCCCTTCAAGGCCATGGGCGTGCTCGTGCCCGAAGGCGAAGAGCACCAGCGCATCTTCGTCGACGTGCTCGGCTCCGACTCACCGCCGCTCCTGCGCTTCGGCGCGCGCATCGAGTCCGACAAGGACAACCGGCGCCGCATCTACGCCGAAGGGCAGCCCGTCGTCTGCGACGATACCCGCTCCGGCTCCCGCTACGATCGCGCCGCCGCGCAGGCCGGGTTCCTCTCGTACGTCTCCCTGCCCGTGCGAGACCCGGAGAACGAGCGCGTCGTGGCGCAGCTCGTGGTGGTCTACGGTGAGCCCTTCGAGGCCCGCCTCGCGCCGCTCCCGTTGCTCAACGACATCGCCGAGGTCATCGGCCTGAACCTCGAGCGCGCCGTGAGCGGCGCCCGCGAGCGGCGCCTCGCCATGATCCTCGAGACCTCCGGCGACGCGATGCTCGCCTGGGACCAGGAAGGCCGCGTCACCGACGCCAACACCGCCGCCGCCACGCTGACAGGCTGCCCGCGCGAGAAGCTCATCGGCACGCCCATCCAGGATCTGCTCGAGCCCCTGCCCGATCCGAGCACCAGCCTGCCCGCGCTCGACATGCGCATCACCTTGCACGCGCGCTGTGACTGCGAGGGGAAGAGCGAGCGCCGCGTGCCCGTCGCCGCGACGATCACGGCCGTCGAAGACGACCCCACGGTCGCCTGCCACGCCCTGCTTCGCGATCTCACCGCTTGGGCCGAGGCCGAGCGCGAGGCCGCAGGCAGGCTCGCGCGCATCCGCGAGCTCGAGGAGCAGCACCGCACCCTCCTCGACAACGCGCCGCTCGTCATCTTCCGCCTCGACCCGAGCACGGTCGACCTCGTCTACCTGAACCACTGCGCCGAGCGCCTGCTCGGCATCCCCACGATCGAGGCGCTCTCGACGCCCGGCTGCCTGCGCGATCTGCACGTCGACCCCGAGGGCGTGCTCGCCTTCGACGACGCGGTCATGCGCGCGCGCGTGGGCATGCGCTCGATGCCCTACGAGGCCCGCCTGTCGCGGCGCGGCGGATCGGCCATCACCGTGCGCGCGACGATCTACCCCTTGCTCGGCGAACGCGCCGAGGTCGTGGCCATCGAGGGCATCCTGATGGACGTGAGCGCCGAGCACGCAGCCCGCACGCGCCTCGTGCAGGCCGACAGGCTCTCGACGCTCGGCACGCTCGCCGCCGGCGTGGCGCACGAGATCAACAACCCCGCGGCGTTCATCCTGCTCGGCCTCGACATGATGTCGCGCATGCTCGACGGCGCGAGCCTCGACGAGGGCGTCTCCGAGCAGGTCCACAACATGCTCACCGAGCTGCGCGACTCGACCCGCCGCATCGTGGACATCGTCCGCGACCTGCGCATGTTCGCCCGTTCGCAGGGCGAGCGGCGCGTGATGGTCGACGTCAACCGCACGGTGGAGAGCGCGATCTCGCTGACGCGCGGTCAGATCATCGAGCGCGCGAAGGTCGTGCGCGAGCTCGGCGACGTGCCCCCCGTGCACATGGACGAGGGCCGGCTCGGGCAGGTGCTCGTGAACCTGTTGGCGAACGCGGGGCAGGCGATCCCGCGCAACGCGGGCGAGCAGTCGGTGACGATCGCGACCCGCAGCGAGGACGGCAACACCGTCGAGATCGAGGTGCGCGACACCGGCGTCGGCATCCCGCACGAGATCCTCGGGCGCATCTGGGATCCGTTCTTCACGACGAAGGAGCCGGGGGCAGGGACGGGGCTCGGCCTGTCGATCACCCGCGAGATCGTCGAGCGCAGCGGGGGCAAGATCTACGTCGAGAGCCCGGTGCTCGACGAGTCTCCGCCGCGCGGCTCGCGCTTCGTGATCGTGCTGCCGGCGGCGGGGCGCGGAGACTCGTCGATCCCGCCGATGCCGTCGACGCCGCCGCGCTCGGTGCGCACCGGGGTGCGCGTGCTGGTGGTGGAGGACGAGCCGCCGCTCGCGCGCGCGCTGGCCGAGGCGATCGGCCAGACGCACGAGGTCGAGGTGGCGCCTGGCGCGGTGGAGGCGTTGACCGCGCTCGTGGACAAGCGCTTCGACGTGATCCTGTGCGACCTGCTCATGCCGGGGATGAGCGGCGAGGCGCTCTACGAGAAGGTGCTCGCCGAGAAGCCCGAGGTAGCCCAGCGCTTCGTGTTCATGACCGGCGTCGGCTTCGGAACCGACGTGGAGCGCTTTTTGGCAGGCGCGGGCCGGCCGGTGCTCGAGAAGCCGTTCTCGGCGGCGGACGCGCTGGGGGCGATTCAGAAGGTCGTGACGAGGTACGGCAGGGGCTCGGGCGCGGCGAAGTGA